The genomic stretch CCTTCAGCAAATGGCTGCAAAATATTACGTATATCCCTCATTTCATTTCGGTTGTCGTTATTGTAGGCATATTGAACGTATTCCTCTCACCGACAGGGCCGATCAATATGCTGATCGAGACATTCGGCGGCACATCAATCCGATTCCTTGAGGTAGCCGGGTGGTTCAAAACGATCTTCATCAGTTCGAACATATGGCAGAACATGGGGTGGCAATCGATTATCTACATTGCGGCGCTCAGCGGCGTGAATCCGCAGCTATACGAAGCGGCCAAGATGGACGGAGCGTCCAGGCTGAGACGCATATGGCATGTCTCGCTGCCGGGCATAGCTCCGGTTATCGTTATCCTGCTCATTTTGGATATCGGCCATTTTATGAACGTCGGCTTTGAGAAGATTTTGCTCATGCAAAATAACTTGAACCTGGAATCAAGCGACGTCATCTCCACGTTTGTCTATACGACAGGCATATTGAAGGGAGAATACAGCTACACCGCGGCTATCGGGTTGTTCAACTCAGTCATTAATCTCATCTTGCTGTTGATGGTGAACCGATTTGCGCGCAAGACGTCGGAGACGAGCTTATGGTAAAGGAGAGAACTCAGGGATGTCGAAGCAGCAGGCCATAAGAAAAACGTCGGATGAACGAGTATTCGACGCCATCGTGTACGCGATTGCAGCAGTCATCATCATTATTGTGTTATATCCGCTGCTCTTTATCGTCAGCGCCTCTTTCAGTGATCCAGCCAAGGTGCTGAATGGAGAAGTATGGCTGCTGCCGAAGGGCGTGTCTTTGGAAGCGTACACGAACATTTTGCAAAATGACAAAATCTGGACGGGATACCGCAATACGATCGTATATACTGTGGTCGGCACGCTTATCAATATCATCATGACGATTCTAGCAGCGTATCCGTTGTCACGTCCAGATCTCCCAGGAAGAGGCGCGATTATGGTTTTGATCACGCTTACTATGTTTTTAGGCGGAGGATTGATTCCAACCTATTTGCTGGTCAAGGATCTAGGGATGGTCAACACCATGTGGGCGTTGATCGTTCCAGGGGCAATCGCAACGTACAATTTGATTGTTATGCGGACCTACTTCCAGACAAGCATTCCATGGGAGCTGCAGGAGGCCGCTCACATGGACGGATGCTCCAACTGGAGGCTGCTGTTTAGCGTTATATTGCCTCTTTCCAAACCGATACTGGCTGTTATGGTTCTATTTTATGCAGTGGGCCATTGGAATTCATACTTCTCCGCGCTGATCTATATCCGCGACGAAGCTCTTCATCCGCTTCAGCTAGTACTTCGCGAAATACTCATGATCAGCCAATCGGCAGCTGTCGAGGGCGGCAGCGTCGGGCTAGAAGATCAGATTCTGCTTGCCGAAAGCATTAAGTTCGCGGTCATTATCGTATCCACTTTGCCGGTATTGATCATGTATCCGTTCGTGCAGCGGCATTTCGTCAAGGGCGTTATGATCGGATCGATTAAAGGTTAAATCCGAAACCATTATGACAAACCAGTTGGAGGCAAATTATGAATACTAACGCGAAGATTACGATTGATTGCAGCAAAGCGAGCGAGCATACGGTTAACCCTTATTTATTTGGCCATTTCGTCGAAGACATTCGGGATCATATGGAAGCGATGCTTGCGTACCCGCTTAAGGACATGGATTTCGAGAGCGAAGCTGAGACGAAGAAAGAGATATCTGGAAAGTGGTACGCCTATACGAACGGGAGGAACACCAAGTACGTGCTGGAGGCGCCTGCACCGAAGCATTCGGGGCGTGCCCAGCGTATCCGCCTGCATAGCGATGATGAAGCCTATGCTGGCATCGCGCAGAAGGCTGCGCTCAAGGGGCCAGCGGATTACGCGGTCAAGCTCGTGGCTCGTGCCTCCGTCGAGCTGAAGGGGATCATCGTCGAAGCGGTGGACCGGCGCTCGGAAGAGCTCCTTGGACAAGTCCGGATCGAACTCGAAAGTCACAACTGGCGTGAGTACGAAGCGCAGCTGTCTATTGCCCGCGAATGCGTTGACGCCGAAATCCGCGTATATGTACCGGCCGATCACCCGAGGTGGATCGATCATGTGTCCACCGGAATGCTTTGGATCGACCATGTGTCGGTTTTATCGGTAGACAGCATCGCCATGGTGAAGCGTGAAGTAATCGATATGACTCGGGATCTGAACGCGGGAATGATGAGGTTAGCCGGCAACTATATTAGTGCCTACCACTGGGAGCATGGCGTAGGCCCGGTCCTTGAGAGACCGGTCATGTATAACGAAGCATGGGGCGGCTGGACCAGCAAATATTTTGGCACGGACGAATTTATTCAGTTTTGCCGCGAGCTTCAGGTGGAACCCCTCATCTGCGTAAATGACGGATCGGGTACACCTGAGGAAGCTGCCCAGTGGATTGAATACTGTAACGGCGGCGTCGATACGCCAATGGGAGCGCAGCGTGCAGCGAACGGGAATCCTGAGCCTTACAATGTCCGCTATTGGGAAATTGGCAACGAGGTATGGGGACAATGGCAGGTCGGTACTTGCTCCGCGGAGCAGTTTGCTAGGCGTACGCTTTCCTTCGCCGAAGCCATGAAGGCAGCTGATCCCTCTATCGTTCTTCTGGCTTGCGGTCACTTCCAGCAGGAGTGGAACAAAACTGTCCTCGATCTAGCCGGTGAGCATTTTGATTATCTTACCCTACATCTGTATCACGGCTACGGTCCTTTCGGCATGAACCAGAATACGCCGGCGGAGGATCGGTATAAGGCGATTGCTTCTTATCCCGAATTTACCCGTCATCACATCGCGCAGACGGCAGAGCATATTCAAGCGGATGCGAAGCATAGCCATGTGAAGCTGGCAATTACCGAATACAATACGATGTATTATCCGAACACGATTCGGAAAGGGCTGCTGAACGAGCATACATTGGGTGCGGCGGTAGCCAACGCTGCTAACTTGAATGAAATGATACGCTGCAGCGATATGGTTCATATCGGCAGCTTCTCCGATCTGGTGAACGGCTGGCTTGGTGGATGCATCCGTGTTGGCGATAATTATGCAGATCAATATTGCGGCAAGGAGCCAGGCTGGAGCGGACTGCCGCTTACCATATATGGGACGCCAACTTATGAAGTGATGAAGCTTTACGCGAATCGGGATGTGAAGCATATTCTTCCCATCGAAGCCAAGTGCGGGACGTTTGCCGTTCCGTCGCTCAAGGAGACTCCTATTGCGCTTAACGCGCTGCCTGATCTTGACATTGTGGCAGGCACGAATGATGACCGAAGCTCCGTCATCGTATTTATCGTGAACCGCAGCTTGAATGAGGTGAAGGCGGCACTAGACCTGCAAGCGTTCGAAGCCTCGGAAGAAACGATTCTATACGAAATTACGGGAGATTCCTACGACGATATCAATTCCGTGTTCGAGCCAGAACGGATGATCTGTAAGAAAAGAGTCGTCCCTGCCGAAGAATGGAAGCTCGGCTACCCGCTGCGCCCTACATCCGTTTATGTATTGGAGTTTAAAGCGGAGCACAAGAATTAGGAGGAGTGGCATGACAACTAAGGCATATATCAAAAATTATCCCAGGCCTCAATTTGTACGCGACAATTGGTTATGCTTAAACGGTGAATGGAGCTTTCGCTTCGATGATCGCAGCATGGGGGAGATCGAGAAGTGGCACGAGAAATTTGAAGAGACCCACAAAATAATCGTGCCCTTTACGTACGAAACCAAAGCGAGTGGAATTGGGATCGAAGAATTCCATCCGCAGGTATGGTACAACAAAGCTATCCACATCCCGAAGGAAGCTGAAGCGAAACGGGTCATCCTTCATTTCCAAGCGGTGGATTACGAAGCCAAAGTGTGGGTAAACGGAATATTAGCAGGCACACATCAGGGCGGCTATGCGGCCTTCTCGTTCGATATAACCCCGTATCTCGAATTCGGGGCTGAAAATCAAGTCACGGTGAAGGCAGAAGACAGCAATAGCTGCTATCAGCCCCGCGGCAAGCAGCGCTGGACGGAGAACAATTTCGAATGCTTCTATGTCCAGACGACTGGAATTTGGCAGACGGTATGGATGGAATACGTGGAGGAACAGCGTCTTGACGCTGTCAAAATCACACCGGATTTCGACCGTTCCATCGTCCGTTTCGATTACGAGGTGATCGGGGCGGAGGCAGCAGGAGCCGGTGATTTAAGGCTGGAAGCTATCGTTACATTCAAAGGCAAGCCTGTAAAACGGGTTAGCCTTGTGATCGATCGCCCTTGCTTAACCGTTGAGGTTGATCTGCTGCATGAGGCAAACGGGCCGTGGAAAAGAAGCTTCTGGTCTCCGCAGCATCCGAACTTATACGACGTGGAATTTGTGCTGTATGCGAAGGATCAGGTCGTAGACAGAGTGTCCTCCTATTTTGGCATGCGGAAAGTTTCCATTAAGAACGGGGAGGTGCTGCTGAACAATGTGCCAATTTATCAGCGATTGATTCTGGACCAAGGATATTGGACAGACAGCCATTTAACTCCGCCAAGTGAGGAAGCTCTGATCGAAGATATCGATCATATTCTAGCGATGGGCTACAACGGCGTGCGTAAGCATATGAAGATCGAGGATGCCCGCTTTCTCTATTGGTGCGACGTGAAAGGTCTGCTTGTGTGGTCCGAGATGGCGGCCACCTTCGAATTTCATGACAAAGCGGTTGATGCGTTCACGAGAGAATGGCTGGAGATTGTGAAGCAGCAATATAACCATCCAAGTATTATTACTTGGGTTCCATTTAACGAATCATGGGGCGTAGCGTCCATTCTACACGATAAGCGGCAGCAGAAGTTCACGGAGGGCATTTATCATCTGACGAAAGCCATCGATCCATATCGTCCGGTTATTACGAACGACGGCTGGGAGCACACCGTGTCGGACATCCTAACGCTGCATGATTATGTCGCTTCAGGAGACGATTTCTTGAAGCGTTATGCGAGCAAGGAAGCGATCGTGAACAACGAAAAGACTTGCAATCAATGGAAGTACGCGTTTGCGGAGGATTATGCATACCGAGGGCAGCCGATTATCATCAGTGAATTCGGCGGCATCGCTTTTCAGTCGGACAAAGGCTGGGGCTACGGTGATCAAGTTGTTTCGGAGGAGGATTTCATTCGTCGTTTCCGCAGCATCACCCAAGCGATTAAGGACGTCAAGTATATTAGTGGATACTGCTATACGCAGCTTTCGGATGTTCAGCAGGAAATCAACGGGCTTCTGACGGAGGATCGTCAGCCGAAAATTCCATTGGCTACGATCAAAGCCATTAATTTAGCCTGAGATGATTCCCTGAATCTTCAAAAATCGTCGGAATTGCTCGCATATTAAAAACAATCGTTCCGCCGTATTCGGCAGAACGATTGTTTTTTTGAAAATATAGGAAAGTAGATCATTTTCGGTAAAAGCTTGGTGGCTGTCCATGGTACCTTTTAAATGCATGAGTAAAGGAGTACACGTCTGAAAACCCGAGCGAAAGGGCGATATGAGAAATTGGAAGAACCGTCGTTTTCACTATTTTCATAGCATCTGTCATGATCAGGTTCGTCAGGTAACGATGTGGCCGAATGCCGACTTTCTGGTGAAAGACGTTCGAAAAATGCGACCGGTGGATCCCAATATGATCAGCAATGTCTGTGACGGTTATTCCTTCCTTATAATACAAATGAATGTAGTCGATGCTTGTAGCAACCCAATCATTGGTTGTTGTGGATGCTTTAATTGGTTTAGATAATCGAACGATCTGATTCAGTAAAGAATAAAAGCTTTGAGTTAAGGAGAAGTCATCCTGTTTCACGAGATGCTTCCATTCAGATGCAAACTGCAAAAAGGACTGCTCCAGATCCTGATCAAAAAAATTTTTGATATAGGGGTGTTTGAGTGTAAGTCCAAGGCGGCGGGTGACCAGCGGCATCTGTTTGCCCTCGGCAGCAACCCAAAACATCTTGAGAGCAGGCTCTTCACAAGGAGTAATATAATATTCATGAATGCTATGAGGAAATAAAACGAATAGATCACCTCGCGTAAGCGTGGTCTCTTCCTGATTCATACGCAGGGTAACCTGGCCTGCAAGAACGAAGTGCAAGCTATAATAAGCAATAAAGCGCGGACCGATATGATAATTTGGCTTTGCCTCATTATGGCCTATACGGATGGGTATAACGCCGTTATGTTTTTCGAGCGCATTTGGAGTATGATACAAATGCTCCGCATATTCATGGGTAAACTCTATCATGGAAACGACCTCTTCCGAAGTTAAAGTTGATGAAAGACACTATCATTTTAACATCGTCAGCGATAGGTGAATAGCAACCCGTCATTCAGGGTGAAAAGGGCTCAAGCCTGTGAACTGCCATGATCCAATGGTTTCGGCTCGGCTGCAGGCTTGAAGGCTCCGTTTGGACAAGTTAAGCGTGACAAATTCTAGGCATTGGCATCGCTTCTTTACCGAGTTCAGCCCATATGTATTTTAATAGAAGCTCTGATTTTAGGCTGGAGAAATCAGGATTGTTCCACAAGTTACGAAGCTCGTTCGGATCCTCTTGCAGATCAAAAATCTCACCGTAAGTCTGGTTGTAATAAACCGTAACTTTATATCGTTCGTCCACATACGTTTTCTGATGGATGGTAGTTGCCTCATGCCGGAACTCGCAAATGGCATGGTCTCTCGCTTTATCTGACGTCCCGAGCCAAACCTCCTTCTGGTCTACTCCTGTCATTGCATGAGGGATAGGCAGATTTGAGAAGGACAGGAAGGTAGGGGCAAGATCGACGAGTGATTGGAATGCCGCAGAGGTTTTTCCTGCCGCAATATGCCCCGGGTATCTCACGATGAACGGCAGCTTTATCAAATCCTCATAGTGGAAGCCGCCCTTAGCCTGTAGGCCGTGCTGCCCAAAGAAATGGCCATGGTCGGTAGTGAATACGATTAATGTATTGTCGGCAATACCCAGCTCGTCTAATTTATCAAGAATAGTGCCAATATATTTATCCATCATGCTGATCATGCCGTAATACACAGCGACCAGCTTTTTTCTGTCCTCTTCCGTCAGCTTGAACTTGCTGCCGTACTCGTAATAGTGATGGGAGCGGTAACCGTGAATGTCAAATCCGCTCTCCCTCAAATTCGAGAAGTCAGGAGCCTCCTCTTGAGTCATCCGAAAATGCGGTGGATTATTGTCGTGTTCACCTGGAACGAGGGAAGGGATGGTAAGCTGATCGGGGTCATACATCGTATCCCATGGCTCCGGCACTAGGTATTCAGGGTGTGGGTCAAAAAAGCTGGACCACAAGAAAAAGCTGTCGTCATCCTGATTGTATTGTTCCAATAACGCATTCGTTCGTTCAGCGATCCAGGTGTTATAGTGGTACTTTTCAGGAATTGGCCATTTGTAAGTTTGGTTTGGATCCATGGTGCCTGTCGGCGGCAAGAAATAATCTCGCCAATTGGCACATCCTTTGTCCTCCATCCAAGCTGCATAGTGCTGCCCGACATGTGCTTCATTTGTGTGATTTCGTGCTAACTCGACATGGGAGAAGCCATAAAAAGAATCCTTGCTTGTTCTCCAGTAATCCAAATCCTGAAGAATGGGGTACGATTCGAGCGATGGATATTCTTCTGTTGAATGCAGGGGTTGAAAATGCGCCTTGCCAACCAACGCGGTTTTATATCCGGCTTGCTGGAAGTCCTCACCAATGGTATGACGATCCTCAAGCAGCTTCGTTCCAAGCGTCCAAGCTCCATGCTGGCTTGGATACATGCCAGTAATTATGGATGCACGGCTCGGCGTGCAAGTAGGGTTAGGGCAATAGGCTCGGTTGAAAGTTGTACCTTCACGAACGAGTCGGTCCAGATTGGGAGTATGGATTTCATCGTTAAATGCGCCTATCGTATTCCAATGCTGCTGGTCGCTCGTAATCAGTAGAATATTTGGTTTTTTCATCAATTCATCTCCTTCTTTGTTTTCATTATAGACAAGATTGGCAGTAAGTTGGATGACATAATGTGTCATCGGGATTTGTTATTTTGTAAGATGTGGTTTAAAAAATGTTTTTACCATTATGGAATTAAGTTGTAAGATGAAGGAGCAAGAAAAAGGTTGAAACTGCAAACCTAATTCGAAAATAGCTTTAATTAATACCAAATCGGAATAAAGTGACTTGTTGTTAGAAAGACAATTATAGGAAGGTGGTGGTGGGAAATGGATCGTTCTGAGTCGAGCTCTCCGCGGTTAATATCCCTGTTTTGGAGTTTTTTGAAACTTGCACCTGTTTCTTTTGGCGGCGGATATGCTACTTTCCCTGCGCTCGAGCGCGAGATTGTTGTCAGCAGAAAATGGATGAACGAAGGGGAATTACAAGAAACCCTTTCTCTTGCAGCTGCAGCCCCTGGAGGAGTAGCAATCAATGCTTCTTTCTTGATCGGATATCGTCTTGGCGGGTTGAAGGGGGCGGCCGCAGCGGCTATTGGTGCTATCGTACCGACCTGTCTCGTCGTTATCGGCCTCTTTCTTCTCTATCACAGCTTTAGTGACAGCTTGAAAGTAAAGGGTGCGTTAAGAGGTATAGGTTGGGGGATTGTTGCAATGATCCTATACACCGTTTTTAGGCTAGGGAGGACATCAATTAAAGATACACTTACTTTAGCCATTGCGATTATAAGCCTTATTCTTCTTTTCATAGAGACGCATCCCATATGGCTTATAGTCGGAGGCGCTGCTGCCGGTGCCGTTGCCACACATGACGGAGTACGGAGTGCAGCATGCTCGCAAACACGCAGCTCGGAGACTGGCGTCGACAGCTCCTATATGTATTTTATTTAAGTGAATCCATCAGGGGGTGAAATCGTGATAGCGCTATTTTGGTTCTTTCTGCAAATGGGATTCGTGTCGTTTGGCGGAGGGTATGCGTTAATCCCTTTGATCGAGAGGGAGACGGAACGCCAAGCCTGGATGAGTAATGACATGCTTGTAGACGCGATCGCTGTCGCAGGCATGTCTCCCGGTCCGATTGCTGTTAATTTAGGTATGCTTGTCGGCTATCAAACATATGGGGCGACCGGGGCCATTGCTAGCGTGCTAGGCTTGCTGCTGCCTTCCATGCTGATGACTGCCGGGCTGATTTATTTCATCACTAGGGATCATAAAAACTACCTGAAGCGCTGCATGTATGGGGTTCAGCCTGTGGTTACAGCTCTTATATTTTTTGCCGCATATCAGCTGTGCAGAGTCCATCTATCCACAAGCTCGCCTGCCAGTGAATTACTGCCCGCCTTACTAATTGTAGGGACATGTCTATTCATGCTATTGCGCTTACGAATGCATCCGTTTGCGATTCTCTTATTCTCAGGGATATGCGGGGCGGCATTCTATGCGTAACAAAACAGGACAGTCGAAGGATTCCAAATAAATTCAGATACTCTTCAAGCTGTCGAGAAAGCTCTCGACAGCTTGTTTTACGTGATACTGATCGCTCTGCCACGGATCTTATCGTCGTATCTCTAGCTTTCATATGCAGAGAGCTTTTTTTTTGTCAACAGCAAAAATTTAAAGTGAATGCTTTAAATCGGGACTTTCTTTTTTTCTCGAATTTTGTGTATAGTAGTTCCGATACAGCAACGAAAGAAGGGAATGTAGATATTGAAAAAACTAGGACAGCTGAATACGCTGCGCAATCAGATATTTATTGGCTTTATGCTAGTAATGGTCATCGTCTTGGCATCTGTCGGTTTTTTTACGTTTGACCAAGTTTCTGTACTTCTTCGCAACAATGCTGAAAAACATATACAGCAAACCGCAGTTCAGGCTATGGGAAAGTTAGATGTGCTTCTTGGGCAAATAGATACCCTTACGATGCAAGTGACTACGAACGCGTCCATTCAGCGGTTATTGGCACAAGAAATCGATGGAACGCGGATTAGCTTTGAAGAGCGGCAATCGCTGCAGCAGGATGCGCGTAAGTATGAGGCCTACGCAACGGGGATTCGGTCCATAGAAATGTATACTCCGGATTACAGGAGGCTGTTCCCACTCGATGACATTAGTCTGGAAAACAGGGTGCCGATGGAGTGGATTAACCGTGCAGATAGCGGAAAGGGCCGCCTTGTCTGGCTCGGGTTTGACCCGCAGGACCCGAATGTGGTTGTTGCAATGCGTCATGTTCGTCTAATTGACCGCTCTTTTATCCATGCTGGCTATTTAATGGTCTATATTGAAAAAGGTTATTTTGAGCTGACAGATAAGTTGACGGGCAACGAGAAAAAAACCGGTGAATCGATGGGGCTTTTTGATGGGAGGGGACAGAAAATTTATTCGGATTTCCCGGCTGATGTCGATGCGGGAATGATGCTGGGCCATGGTGGAGAAATAATTACAGTTGATGGCGAATCTTATATCGCTGTACAGCAGGAGTCGGCGGAGACAGGCTGGAAGCTGGTCATTTTGACGCCCGTGAATTATACGACTGCAGGTATATCCGTCCTGCGTACGGCTATCCTTGTTTCAGGTGCTGTTGGCGGGTTGTTGTTTCTCGTGTTGACCTTTATTTTATCAACGATGATCACGCGTCCGATTCTAACTCTGATTAAGGCCATGCGCGGCTCCAGACTCGGTACGTTGAAGACAAATCCGAATTCATCCTCAACGATGGAAATTAACGAGCTAAACAACACCTATAATCAAATGGTTGATTCATTAAATGAATTAATTGAGGTCGTTTACCAGAAGGAAATCATTCAAAGCCGCACGGAGCTAAAAGCTCTGCAATCCCAAATAAATCCACATTTTTTGTTCAACACGCTGGAAGCGTTTTATTGGGAGTTGGATGAGAAAGGGGAAGAGGAGCTCGCGCAAATTGTCGTTGCGATGTCTGGTCTCTTCCGTTATGTGATTAATCGCTCAGACGATGATGAATGGGTTACGCTAGGGGACGAGCTTGAACACGCAGAAAGATATTTGAAAATAATGGAGATGCGAATGGTAGATAGGCTTATGTGGCGTATAGAAGCAGATGAGGAATGCCGCAAGGTACCGCTTCCGAAGCTGCTCATTCAGCCGCTAGTCGAAAATGCAATTCTGCATGGTATAGAGCAGCGTGTTGGACCAGGCACTGTTCGATTACACGCCGAGCCCTCGAGCCGTGAGGGTTATATTCGGGTAACCGTAACGGATGATGGACCGGGCATGGATAAGGATACTGTTTTGGCCTTGTATGCATCGATGAAGGAAGGACATGTGAGCGGCTCCAAGGGGACTGGTGTTGGAATATCCAACGTAGATCGCAGACTTAGGCTATATTATCTGGAAAACGGCGGATTGGAAATTCAAAGTGAATTAGGCCGAGGAACTAGCATTATTTTTAGCATACCGAATGGAAATGGAGGGAATAGTAAACGTGAAAACAATATTAATCGTTGATGATGAACCAAGAACTAGACAGGGCATTCGAAAAACATTGGAATCGTGGTCATCCGGACGGCACCATATCGAGACAGCCTCCAGCGGCGTGGAAGCTTTATCCTGGCTGCAGCAGAACGAAGCCCATTTACTAGTCACCGACATTAGAATGCCTGAGATTGGCGGGCTCGAATTGGTCGAGAGACTAAACGAAATGCCGCATCCGCCGGTTGTAGTCATTATTTCCGGGCATCCCGAATTCGACTATGCGCAAAAAGCGCTTCAGCTTGGTGTCGTCACCTATTTATTAAAGCCCTTGGACAAGATTAAGCTGGTACAGGCGGTAGAAATGGCATTAAAGCGGGAAGAGGATATGAATCGGATCGAGAGGATGGAGAAGCTCTTTGATCCGAAGCTGCTGGAAACCTTGCAGGAAGATAAACAGTATGGCATTCAGGTACAGGAAGCCCTTCGTTTTTTGGACGAGCATCTAGGTGAGCAGGTGTCGCTGCGTTCCGTTGCCGATCATTTGCATATGAATTCTAGTTATTTCAGTGTTCTGTTTAAGGAGCAGACAGGGCTAACATTCAGCGATTATTTGAGCAGGAGAAGAGTACAGCGGGCAAAGGAGCTGCTTGCAAATACACGATTCTCAGTTGCCGAAATCGCAGAGCAGGTTGGATACCAAACCGCAAAATATTTCGCGAAGGTGTTTCGGTCGTTTGAAGCTGTAAGTCCAGGTCAATATCGTCAAAGTATTTTAGATCCGGAGGAGACAATCCAATAATAGTGGTATTACTCCCAATGGCTGTGTCCTTACGACGTTTGCAGGAACTTGTTACAATCTATTTAAAGCGATTGCATTTCGCTTACTACTGGAATAAAAGGGGATGTAAACGTGTTCAACAAAAAAAGGGCAATACTGCTATTATCTATTTGTCTTGTACTGGTTGTTGCCGGCTGCGGTAAAAAAAGCAATGAAGGAACTGGCGGTACAAACGGCGAATCTGCCGGAGCCGGAGATAAGGTCACGATAAATTTCATGCATTTATGGCCGGAAGGTGTTTCCGCAGG from Paenibacillus sp. FSL H8-0548 encodes the following:
- a CDS encoding ABC transporter permease subunit; its protein translation is MKSAQEGAAALSHIQPKRGSSLLRNIAKRYDLYLMLLLPIAWYLIFHYGPLYGLQIAFKNFNPAKGIIGSPWEGFGHFERFFNSYYFWRLLWNTVSINLFSLLIAFPVPIMLALLVNEIRSKTFSKWLQNITYIPHFISVVVIVGILNVFLSPTGPINMLIETFGGTSIRFLEVAGWFKTIFISSNIWQNMGWQSIIYIAALSGVNPQLYEAAKMDGASRLRRIWHVSLPGIAPVIVILLILDIGHFMNVGFEKILLMQNNLNLESSDVISTFVYTTGILKGEYSYTAAIGLFNSVINLILLLMVNRFARKTSETSLW
- a CDS encoding carbohydrate ABC transporter permease, with amino-acid sequence MSKQQAIRKTSDERVFDAIVYAIAAVIIIIVLYPLLFIVSASFSDPAKVLNGEVWLLPKGVSLEAYTNILQNDKIWTGYRNTIVYTVVGTLINIIMTILAAYPLSRPDLPGRGAIMVLITLTMFLGGGLIPTYLLVKDLGMVNTMWALIVPGAIATYNLIVMRTYFQTSIPWELQEAAHMDGCSNWRLLFSVILPLSKPILAVMVLFYAVGHWNSYFSALIYIRDEALHPLQLVLREILMISQSAAVEGGSVGLEDQILLAESIKFAVIIVSTLPVLIMYPFVQRHFVKGVMIGSIKG
- a CDS encoding alpha-L-arabinofuranosidase C-terminal domain-containing protein, translating into MNTNAKITIDCSKASEHTVNPYLFGHFVEDIRDHMEAMLAYPLKDMDFESEAETKKEISGKWYAYTNGRNTKYVLEAPAPKHSGRAQRIRLHSDDEAYAGIAQKAALKGPADYAVKLVARASVELKGIIVEAVDRRSEELLGQVRIELESHNWREYEAQLSIARECVDAEIRVYVPADHPRWIDHVSTGMLWIDHVSVLSVDSIAMVKREVIDMTRDLNAGMMRLAGNYISAYHWEHGVGPVLERPVMYNEAWGGWTSKYFGTDEFIQFCRELQVEPLICVNDGSGTPEEAAQWIEYCNGGVDTPMGAQRAANGNPEPYNVRYWEIGNEVWGQWQVGTCSAEQFARRTLSFAEAMKAADPSIVLLACGHFQQEWNKTVLDLAGEHFDYLTLHLYHGYGPFGMNQNTPAEDRYKAIASYPEFTRHHIAQTAEHIQADAKHSHVKLAITEYNTMYYPNTIRKGLLNEHTLGAAVANAANLNEMIRCSDMVHIGSFSDLVNGWLGGCIRVGDNYADQYCGKEPGWSGLPLTIYGTPTYEVMKLYANRDVKHILPIEAKCGTFAVPSLKETPIALNALPDLDIVAGTNDDRSSVIVFIVNRSLNEVKAALDLQAFEASEETILYEITGDSYDDINSVFEPERMICKKRVVPAEEWKLGYPLRPTSVYVLEFKAEHKN
- a CDS encoding glycoside hydrolase family 2 — translated: MTTKAYIKNYPRPQFVRDNWLCLNGEWSFRFDDRSMGEIEKWHEKFEETHKIIVPFTYETKASGIGIEEFHPQVWYNKAIHIPKEAEAKRVILHFQAVDYEAKVWVNGILAGTHQGGYAAFSFDITPYLEFGAENQVTVKAEDSNSCYQPRGKQRWTENNFECFYVQTTGIWQTVWMEYVEEQRLDAVKITPDFDRSIVRFDYEVIGAEAAGAGDLRLEAIVTFKGKPVKRVSLVIDRPCLTVEVDLLHEANGPWKRSFWSPQHPNLYDVEFVLYAKDQVVDRVSSYFGMRKVSIKNGEVLLNNVPIYQRLILDQGYWTDSHLTPPSEEALIEDIDHILAMGYNGVRKHMKIEDARFLYWCDVKGLLVWSEMAATFEFHDKAVDAFTREWLEIVKQQYNHPSIITWVPFNESWGVASILHDKRQQKFTEGIYHLTKAIDPYRPVITNDGWEHTVSDILTLHDYVASGDDFLKRYASKEAIVNNEKTCNQWKYAFAEDYAYRGQPIIISEFGGIAFQSDKGWGYGDQVVSEEDFIRRFRSITQAIKDVKYISGYCYTQLSDVQQEINGLLTEDRQPKIPLATIKAINLA
- a CDS encoding AraC family transcriptional regulator, with the protein product MIEFTHEYAEHLYHTPNALEKHNGVIPIRIGHNEAKPNYHIGPRFIAYYSLHFVLAGQVTLRMNQEETTLTRGDLFVLFPHSIHEYYITPCEEPALKMFWVAAEGKQMPLVTRRLGLTLKHPYIKNFFDQDLEQSFLQFASEWKHLVKQDDFSLTQSFYSLLNQIVRLSKPIKASTTTNDWVATSIDYIHLYYKEGITVTDIADHIGIHRSHFSNVFHQKVGIRPHRYLTNLIMTDAMKIVKTTVLPISHIALSLGFSDVYSFTHAFKRYHGQPPSFYRK
- a CDS encoding sulfatase-like hydrolase/transferase, whose translation is MKKPNILLITSDQQHWNTIGAFNDEIHTPNLDRLVREGTTFNRAYCPNPTCTPSRASIITGMYPSQHGAWTLGTKLLEDRHTIGEDFQQAGYKTALVGKAHFQPLHSTEEYPSLESYPILQDLDYWRTSKDSFYGFSHVELARNHTNEAHVGQHYAAWMEDKGCANWRDYFLPPTGTMDPNQTYKWPIPEKYHYNTWIAERTNALLEQYNQDDDSFFLWSSFFDPHPEYLVPEPWDTMYDPDQLTIPSLVPGEHDNNPPHFRMTQEEAPDFSNLRESGFDIHGYRSHHYYEYGSKFKLTEEDRKKLVAVYYGMISMMDKYIGTILDKLDELGIADNTLIVFTTDHGHFFGQHGLQAKGGFHYEDLIKLPFIVRYPGHIAAGKTSAAFQSLVDLAPTFLSFSNLPIPHAMTGVDQKEVWLGTSDKARDHAICEFRHEATTIHQKTYVDERYKVTVYYNQTYGEIFDLQEDPNELRNLWNNPDFSSLKSELLLKYIWAELGKEAMPMPRICHA
- a CDS encoding chromate transporter; this translates as MDRSESSSPRLISLFWSFLKLAPVSFGGGYATFPALEREIVVSRKWMNEGELQETLSLAAAAPGGVAINASFLIGYRLGGLKGAAAAAIGAIVPTCLVVIGLFLLYHSFSDSLKVKGALRGIGWGIVAMILYTVFRLGRTSIKDTLTLAIAIISLILLFIETHPIWLIVGGAAAGAVATHDGVRSAACSQTRSSETGVDSSYMYFI